Proteins encoded by one window of Arabidopsis thaliana chromosome 2, partial sequence:
- a CDS encoding uncharacterized protein (unknown protein; FUNCTIONS IN: molecular_function unknown; INVOLVED IN: biological_process unknown; LOCATED IN: chloroplast thylakoid membrane, chloroplast; EXPRESSED IN: 22 plant structures; EXPRESSED DURING: 14 growth stages; Has 34 Blast hits to 34 proteins in 17 species: Archae - 0; Bacteria - 0; Metazoa - 0; Fungi - 0; Plants - 34; Viruses - 0; Other Eukaryotes - 0 (source: NCBI BLink).), whose amino-acid sequence MKSLHFLAPNSTIINLKQQSYTKTKFQLHRSNRRTLSINCVNSGGDEEKITQPLDGVEIRFKRGSRRKMREEGSGEGGGQSGKKKETVQKPWEEMTLNEKALELYVGEKGLLFWLNKLAYASIYIVIGGWIFFRFVGPAFNLYQLDTPPLDPKNILKG is encoded by the coding sequence atgaaaagtctCCACTTTTTAGCTCCCAATTCAACGATTATCAATCTGAAGCAACAATCTTATACAAAAACCAAGTTCCAGTTGCATCGTAGCAACAGAAGAACTCTATCGATAAACTGCGTAAACAGTGGCGGTGATGAAGAGAAGATTACTCAGCCGTTGGATGGAGTGGAGATAAGATTCAAAAGAGGATCCAGAAGGAAAATGAGGGAAGAGGGTtcaggagaaggaggaggacAAAGcgggaagaaaaaagagactGTTCAAAAGCCATGGGAAGAGATGACATTGAATGAGAAGGCATTGGAGCTTTATGTTGGAGAGAAAGGTTTGTTGTTTTGGCTAAACAAATTGGCTTACGCGTCGATATACATTGTCATTGGAGGTTGGATTTTTTTCCGGTTTGTTGGACCGGCGTTTAATCTTTATCAACTCGATACACCGCCTCTTGATCCTAAGAACATCTTAAAGGGTTAA